One genomic region from Pseudorca crassidens isolate mPseCra1 chromosome 11, mPseCra1.hap1, whole genome shotgun sequence encodes:
- the MGAT3 gene encoding beta-1,4-mannosyl-glycoprotein 4-beta-N-acetylglucosaminyltransferase, whose amino-acid sequence MKMRRYKLFLMFCMAGLCLISFLHFFKTLSYVTFPRELASLSPNLVSSFFWNNAPVTPQASPEPGSPDLLRTPLYSHSPLLQPLSPSKATEEIHRMDFVLPEDTTEYFLRTKAGGVCFKPGTKTLEKPPSGRPEEKAEAGEGASARGPGRQLLSARERPGGRGARRKWVECVCLPGWHGPSCGVPTVVQYSNLPTKERLVPREVPRRVINAININHEFDLLDVRFHELGDVVDAFVVCESNFTAYGEPRPLKFREMLTNGTFEYIRHKVLYVFLDHFPLGGRQDGWIADDYLRTFLTQDGVSRLRNLRPDDVFIIDDADEIPARDGVLFLKLYDGWTEPFAFHMRKSLYGFFWKQPGTLEVVSGCTVDMLQTVYGLDGIRLRRRQYYTMPNFRQYENRTGHILVQWSLGSPLHFAGWHCSWCFTPEGIYFKLVSAQNGDFPRWGDYEDKRDLNYIRSLIRTGGWFDGTQQEYPPADPSEHMYAPKYLLKNYHQFRYLLDNPYQEPKSTADGGRRSKRPEGRPPSRSKLDVVEG is encoded by the coding sequence ATGAAGATGAGACGCTACAAGCTCTTTCTCATGTTCTGTATGGCCGGCCTGTGCCTCATCTCCTTCCTGCACTTCTTTAAGACCCTGTCCTATGTCACCTTCCCCCGAGAACTGGCCTCCCTCAGCCCTAACCTGGTGTCCAGCTTCTTCTGGAACAATGCCCCGGTCACGCCCCAGGCCAGCCCCGAGCCGGGCAGCCCCGACCTGCTGCGTACCCCGCTCTATTCCCACTCGCCCCTGCTCCAGCCGCTGTCGCCAAGCAAGGCCACGGAGGAAATCCACCGGATGGACTTCGTGCTGCCCGAGGACACCACCGAGTACTTCCTCCGCACCAAAGCCGGGGGCGTCTGCTTCAAGCCAGGTACCAAGACGCTGGAGAAGCCGCCATCAGGGCGGCCAGAGGAGAAGGCAGAGGCGGGCGAAGGCGCGTCGGCGCGGGGCCCGGGCCGGCAGCTGCTGAGCGCCCGGGAACGGCCGGGGGGGCGCGGCGCGCGGCGCAAGTGGGTGGAGTGCGTGTGCCTCCCTGGCTGGCACGGGCCGAGCTGCGGCGTGCCCACCGTGGTGCAGTACTCCAACCTTCCCACCAAGGAGCGCCTGGTGCCCCGGGAGGTGCCACGGAGGGTCATCAACGCCATCAACATCAACCATGAGTTCGACCTGCTGGACGTGCGCTTCCATGAGCTGGGCGACGTGGTGGACGCCTTCGTGGTGTGCGAGTCCAACTTCACGGCCTACGGGGAGCCGCGGCCGCTCAAGTTCCGCGAGATGCTGACCAACGGCACCTTCGAGTACATCCGGCACAAGGTGCTCTACGTCTTCCTGGACCACTTCCCGCTGGGCGGGCGGCAGGACGGCTGGATCGCCGACGACTACCTGCGCACCTTCCTGACGCAGGATGGCGTGTCGCGGCTGCGCAACCTGCGGCCCGATGACGTCTTCATCATCGACGACGCCGACGAGATCCCTGCTCGCGACGGCGTGCTCTTTCTCAAGCTCTACGACGGCTGGACGGAGCCCTTCGCCTTCCATATGCGCAAGTCACTGTACGGCTTCTTCTGGAAGCAGCCGGGCACCCTAGAGGTGGTGTCGGGCTGCACGGTGGACATGCTGCAGACGGTGTACGGGCTGGACGGCATCCGCCTGCGGCGCCGCCAGTACTACACCATGCCCAACTTCCGCCAGTACGAGAACCGCACGGGCCACATCCTGGTGCAGTGGTCGCTGGGCAGCCCCCTGCACTTCGCCGGCTGGCACTGTTCCTGGTGCTTCACGCCTGAGGGCATCTACTTCAAGCTGGTGTCCGCCCAGAACGGCGACTTCCCCCGCTGGGGTGACTACGAGGACAAGCGGGACCTCAATTACATCCGGAGCTTGATCCGCACAGGGGGCTGGTTCGACGGCACGCAGCAGGAGTACCCGCCGGCCGACCCCAGCGAACACATGTATGCCCCTAAGTACCTGCTCAAGAACTACCACCAGTTCCGCTACCTGCTGGACAACCCCTATCAGGAGCCCAAGAGCACAGCAGATGGTGGGCGGCGGAGCAAGCGTCCGGAGGGAAGGCCGCCCTCCAGGAGCAAATTGGACGTGGTTGAAGGCTAA